In the Thermococcus sp. MAR1 genome, one interval contains:
- a CDS encoding 30S ribosomal protein S15 → MARIHARKRGKSGSKRPPRTAPPTWVEYTAEEVEGLVIKLRKEGYSAAMIGTILRDQYGIPSVKLITGKKITKILEENGLAPNIPEDLMALIRKAVKLRKHLEMHPKDKHSRRGLQLTESKIRRLVKYYRRTGKLPAKWRYDPEQAKLLVR, encoded by the coding sequence ATGGCAAGGATACACGCGAGAAAGAGAGGTAAGTCTGGTTCTAAGAGGCCACCGAGGACCGCTCCGCCGACCTGGGTTGAGTACACGGCGGAGGAGGTTGAGGGACTCGTTATCAAGCTCAGGAAGGAAGGCTACAGCGCGGCAATGATAGGAACCATCCTCAGGGACCAGTACGGCATCCCGAGCGTCAAGCTCATCACCGGCAAGAAAATAACCAAGATCCTTGAGGAGAACGGCCTCGCTCCGAACATCCCGGAGGACCTCATGGCTCTCATCAGGAAGGCGGTTAAGCTCAGAAAGCACCTGGAGATGCACCCCAAGGACAAGCACTCAAGGCGCGGTCTCCAGCTCACCGAGAGCAAGATCAGGCGCCTTGTCAAGTACTACCGGAGAACCGGCAAGTTGCCCGCCAAGTGGCGCTACGATCCGGAGCAGGCCAAGCTCCTGGTCCGCTGA